A genome region from Natranaeroarchaeum sulfidigenes includes the following:
- a CDS encoding phospholipase D-like domain-containing protein, whose amino-acid sequence MVQAFSLTSDSLSYFIGYTLLHAPRTIVVSPWLSDVELRFPVNEHIEDRRMNMLDAISELPDTDVTFIVREGEDHNDFVRERLPDGVTMLEIEDLHAKVVVCDEYAYIGSANITRGGLTLNREVCEVIENEYDNAVIYVEEELDVYL is encoded by the coding sequence ATGGTACAAGCATTTTCCTTGACTTCTGACAGCCTGAGCTACTTCATTGGGTACACACTGTTGCACGCCCCACGGACCATCGTCGTCTCGCCATGGCTAAGCGACGTCGAACTTCGATTCCCAGTGAACGAGCATATAGAAGATCGTCGCATGAATATGCTAGATGCAATCTCCGAACTCCCCGATACCGACGTGACGTTCATCGTCCGCGAAGGGGAGGACCACAATGACTTTGTCCGAGAACGACTTCCAGACGGTGTCACGATGCTCGAGATAGAAGACCTTCACGCCAAAGTCGTCGTTTGTGATGAATACGCATATATCGGCTCTGCGAATATCACCCGCGGTGGTTTGACCCTCAATCGTGAAGTCTGCGAAGTTATCGAAAACGAGTACGATAATGCGGTTATATATGTCGAAGAGGAACTCGATGTATATCTTTAG
- a CDS encoding DEAD/DEAH box helicase, whose protein sequence is MQYIDRNTKPGRIEDNVRPLLEAMLENKQIRYADHEEPPHVTKAIKYERQRQDRRDTSTYTGDDQFVQSIIDVFGFDPLDFQINSWQTVDELDERRRTENDSKGAVFSAPTGFGKTEAFLGPLYQLLREERQESVAIVYPSRALLQDQLGRILEHVHAIGTEHDNQLSVGCYVGGMPWEVSDVGTEGFFEKTNGRPRFKLCNCWCGENESHAFELHNTSKSYVLECEHDSSHRFTDRELVLSRKDLVFNHQPDIVLTTLESLENFAHKPHYPLVDSFDTIVLDEVHLYTGLRGAHAAKIIQNVDDISDSPLLWLGSSATIDDPERFGRQIFGLSSRDIETTKPPESDYDDGHDDYEHYYFMLAPEDGPGVTSMAIQQSMLLGHTMLEDTEGNRSKQLSFIDSISQINQQRVQLRDADRSNELWQYHRRSLFEEDWDSVASSMGQRFIDEPLQFLPVYSDQGFDKDHAADSDILLSTNFLEVGIDVGEIKIVTQHRTPWNLSSFLQRAGRAARKPGMDSHVAVYLSSLTGDANMFYRADRFLGSDIRTPLNTDNRVVEWMHDRFNRYFNHVSEIDAKRFRSSVEAHRTFLEDYLREDLEYDAYYEMIINPKEFFDEALGLDVPADQLLSQQVVDDVRDEVDEYLEEQSEELSDIEEYFGMEDGEIIRGSDAIETYILEVQEQTLRVVNTFDGQVSGFVHKLEKHDASGYDDLVESLNEELANTREEAQELPDVSPAETVAHFSSLLARLFGLLGKLMELRNHANRAAEEPIPQVNQEKLSTLNDAVNQLETLSEDDRLQEYYQLEKQIHHLRSALEEYRSYLDANTPYNSLYRIKDLLRGAYYFDLYLQTTDERLDDDVWFVPPDYFGSSGQFVKVFRENDPQDRPEESIDQILSTYAPYHSEYQSESGRMQVFLPDTTVTEDGVVMDYTKHVSGEEQEGVLVPDTLQLSEVQDLSGDSAMEIVQYCPECFQVLPSDIDRCLRHEQREYGKIHSEPHVDTTVTNRTPIEQTGDLTLADLEAKVSLESVTLEITPGRYYGDEIGVAYDKDTDRFSQELQSPETPLGYTTRTRGLVYDMDTFLDSIEDEVREYVERYKDLDDTDFEYLAYHTAAHFFLQFVTDVSSVSNQRVFYGFDEGVGEVYVFERTEGGQGIVDLVYDEIQSDPGSVLESMNRLLYNEQVIGERLWSRAEFVGRLPTDDPNEETIRSIVVEYLPIAFDDVIDRVTGEIVSTVDHAHQFATDEDIAVRDAYDLKHIVAAAQINGEDEFPTDAVEQHETNISDSDRVKAAFHSPDIDGCVENLHITDCIEAGEQSETLSYVVLEALREHLTTTVPATDAADEMFDQELPPGGEINGTSIFLDF, encoded by the coding sequence ATGCAATACATTGACCGCAATACGAAACCGGGGCGGATAGAGGATAACGTACGACCGCTCCTCGAGGCGATGCTTGAAAACAAGCAAATTAGATACGCTGACCACGAGGAGCCCCCACATGTAACAAAAGCGATTAAATACGAACGTCAGAGGCAGGACCGGCGAGACACAAGTACATATACCGGTGACGATCAGTTTGTCCAATCGATTATTGACGTATTCGGGTTTGATCCGTTGGACTTCCAAATTAACAGTTGGCAAACAGTTGACGAACTGGATGAACGTCGACGGACAGAAAACGACTCGAAGGGTGCAGTCTTTTCGGCGCCGACGGGGTTTGGTAAGACTGAGGCGTTTCTCGGCCCTCTCTATCAACTGCTACGTGAGGAGCGACAGGAGTCCGTGGCCATCGTCTACCCGAGCCGTGCGCTCCTCCAGGACCAACTTGGCCGAATTCTCGAGCACGTTCATGCAATCGGGACAGAGCACGATAATCAGCTTTCAGTTGGCTGTTATGTTGGCGGAATGCCGTGGGAAGTCTCTGACGTTGGTACCGAGGGTTTTTTCGAGAAGACAAATGGGCGCCCACGATTCAAACTCTGTAATTGCTGGTGCGGTGAAAATGAATCCCATGCATTCGAACTTCATAACACCTCAAAATCGTATGTCTTAGAGTGCGAGCATGACTCTTCTCATCGTTTCACTGATCGAGAACTGGTGCTCTCTCGTAAGGACCTCGTGTTCAATCATCAACCGGACATTGTACTAACGACCCTCGAATCCCTCGAGAACTTTGCACACAAGCCTCACTACCCTCTCGTCGATAGTTTCGATACGATTGTTTTGGACGAGGTCCACCTCTATACAGGTCTGCGCGGCGCACACGCGGCGAAAATCATTCAGAACGTCGACGATATCTCGGATAGTCCACTATTGTGGCTCGGTTCGAGTGCGACGATCGACGATCCGGAACGTTTCGGACGACAAATCTTCGGCTTATCCTCACGCGATATCGAGACCACCAAACCTCCAGAGTCTGACTACGACGACGGTCACGACGACTACGAACACTACTACTTCATGCTGGCACCCGAAGATGGGCCTGGCGTCACCTCGATGGCGATCCAGCAGTCGATGTTGCTCGGGCATACGATGCTTGAGGATACAGAAGGCAACCGAAGCAAGCAGCTATCGTTCATCGACAGCATCTCCCAAATCAATCAACAGCGGGTCCAGCTTCGAGACGCAGACCGGTCAAACGAACTCTGGCAGTACCATCGCCGGAGTCTCTTCGAGGAAGACTGGGACTCGGTTGCTTCCAGTATGGGCCAACGGTTTATCGACGAACCGCTCCAGTTCTTGCCCGTTTATTCCGATCAAGGCTTCGACAAGGATCACGCAGCTGACAGCGATATCCTGTTGTCCACAAATTTCCTCGAAGTCGGCATCGATGTCGGAGAGATAAAAATCGTCACTCAACATCGTACTCCGTGGAACCTCTCATCGTTCCTCCAGCGTGCCGGTCGAGCGGCCCGAAAGCCGGGTATGGATTCCCATGTGGCCGTGTACCTATCCAGCCTGACTGGCGACGCTAATATGTTCTATCGAGCCGATCGGTTCCTCGGCTCCGATATCCGAACACCGCTGAATACGGACAACCGAGTCGTCGAGTGGATGCATGATCGGTTCAACCGCTACTTCAACCACGTCTCGGAGATTGACGCCAAACGGTTCAGATCTTCGGTAGAAGCTCACAGGACGTTTCTTGAAGACTATCTAAGAGAGGACTTGGAATACGATGCGTACTACGAAATGATCATTAACCCGAAAGAGTTCTTTGACGAGGCGCTGGGCCTCGACGTTCCGGCCGATCAGCTCCTCTCCCAGCAAGTCGTAGACGACGTTCGAGATGAGGTCGACGAATATCTGGAAGAGCAGAGTGAGGAGCTATCGGATATCGAGGAGTACTTCGGGATGGAAGACGGCGAGATCATTCGCGGCTCTGACGCCATTGAGACGTATATTCTTGAAGTCCAAGAGCAGACTCTCCGTGTAGTAAATACATTCGATGGTCAGGTTTCTGGGTTCGTTCATAAGTTAGAGAAGCACGATGCGAGCGGGTACGATGACCTCGTCGAATCCCTGAACGAAGAGTTGGCCAACACACGCGAAGAGGCACAGGAACTTCCGGACGTCAGCCCTGCCGAGACGGTGGCACACTTCTCATCGCTTCTCGCTCGCCTGTTCGGACTGTTGGGTAAACTAATGGAGCTCCGGAATCACGCTAACAGAGCCGCTGAGGAGCCAATTCCACAGGTGAACCAGGAGAAGCTGTCCACCCTGAATGACGCCGTCAATCAACTCGAAACACTCAGCGAAGACGATCGGCTGCAAGAGTACTACCAACTCGAAAAGCAGATTCACCACCTACGTTCCGCGCTAGAGGAGTATCGATCGTATCTTGACGCGAATACCCCTTACAACTCGCTCTATCGGATCAAGGACTTGCTCCGTGGAGCATACTACTTTGATCTGTACCTTCAGACCACTGACGAGCGCCTCGATGACGATGTTTGGTTCGTTCCGCCAGACTACTTCGGGAGTTCAGGACAGTTCGTAAAGGTGTTCCGAGAAAACGACCCTCAGGACCGACCTGAGGAGTCTATTGACCAGATTCTCAGCACCTATGCTCCGTATCATTCGGAATATCAGTCCGAGTCCGGACGAATGCAGGTCTTCCTCCCAGACACGACTGTCACTGAAGACGGTGTTGTGATGGATTACACCAAGCATGTTTCTGGTGAGGAGCAGGAGGGTGTGCTCGTTCCGGACACGCTCCAATTGTCGGAAGTTCAGGACCTCTCCGGAGATAGCGCTATGGAAATCGTTCAGTATTGTCCAGAGTGTTTTCAGGTTCTTCCCAGCGATATCGACCGTTGTCTCCGACACGAGCAACGTGAGTACGGTAAGATTCACTCCGAACCCCATGTTGACACGACCGTAACTAATCGCACGCCCATCGAACAGACAGGTGATCTCACACTGGCTGACCTTGAGGCAAAAGTTTCGCTTGAGAGTGTGACTCTCGAGATTACGCCCGGCCGATATTACGGGGATGAAATCGGAGTAGCCTACGACAAAGATACAGACAGATTCTCCCAAGAGCTACAGAGTCCCGAGACGCCGCTCGGATATACGACACGAACCCGGGGGCTCGTCTACGACATGGATACCTTCTTAGACAGCATTGAGGATGAAGTCCGAGAGTACGTTGAGCGGTACAAAGACCTCGATGACACAGATTTCGAGTATCTTGCCTATCACACTGCCGCCCACTTCTTCCTACAGTTCGTGACGGATGTCAGTAGCGTTAGTAACCAACGTGTATTCTACGGGTTCGACGAGGGTGTCGGCGAGGTATATGTTTTCGAGCGCACTGAGGGTGGACAGGGTATCGTCGATCTCGTCTACGATGAAATTCAGTCTGACCCCGGAAGCGTTCTCGAATCGATGAACCGTTTACTGTACAACGAGCAGGTGATCGGTGAACGGCTATGGTCCCGGGCAGAATTCGTCGGTCGGCTTCCGACCGACGATCCAAATGAGGAGACGATACGGTCCATCGTTGTAGAGTATCTGCCAATAGCGTTTGACGATGTCATCGACCGTGTTACGGGAGAGATAGTATCGACCGTCGACCACGCTCATCAGTTCGCAACTGACGAAGACATCGCTGTGAGAGACGCGTACGACCTCAAACACATCGTTGCGGCTGCACAAATCAACGGGGAAGACGAGTTCCCGACTGATGCCGTCGAGCAGCACGAGACCAATATCTCCGACTCGGATCGTGTGAAGGCGGCGTTCCATTCGCCAGACATAGACGGTTGTGTCGAGAACCTCCACATAACGGACTGTATTGAAGCAGGTGAGCAGAGTGAGACGCTTAGCTACGTTGTTCTAGAAGCTCTTCGAGAGCATTTGACCACAACCGTTCCTGCAACCGATGCAGCTGACGAAATGTTCGACCAGGAACTCCCCCCAGGAGGTGAGATCAATGGTACAAGCATTTTCCTTGACTTCTGA